A window of the Hordeum vulgare subsp. vulgare chromosome 5H, MorexV3_pseudomolecules_assembly, whole genome shotgun sequence genome harbors these coding sequences:
- the LOC123452375 gene encoding transcription factor HHO5-like, whose protein sequence is MGLDVGEIGMPLDLGLDLKLFVAKTAGRLAAAAKEPPAVDACIRGLEEERRKIEVFRRELPLCARLLADVIEFMKEEAAKRSERRDADDNDKRKWMSTAQLWVDSRAADPLKEQKKESALSKPMLLGGATGAPMAVSCGAMPPPPAPQYFGRDDKIVGAEGLPALPMMSPAANRQFSPPADDRHQAFAAKFAAAMPPPPSGPGLQAHDQQSRKTRRCWSPELHRHFVAALHQLGGPQVATPKQIREVMKVDGLTNDEVKSHLQKYRLHNQRSPSSSSASHPIMLVGDLWAHQEQSSSQSRSPEGPLQLSCSGVAVSALTVSDSSEEDDRSVGYSRR, encoded by the exons ATGGGGCTGGACGTCGGCGAGATCGGGATGCCCCTCGACCTGGGCCTCGACCTCAAGCTATTCGTCGCCAAGACCGCCGGccggctcgccgccgccgccaaggaGCCGCCCGCCGTCGACGCCTGCATCCGCGGCCTCGAGGAGGAGCGCCGCAAGATCGAGGTCTTCCGCCGCGAGCTGCCCCTCTGCGCCCGCCTCCTCGCCGACG TGATCGAGTTCatgaaggaggaggcggccaagaggaGCGAGCGCCGCGAcgccgacgacaacgacaagcGCAAATGGATGAGCACCGCGCAGCTCTGGGTCGACAGCCGCGCCGCCGATCCCCTC aaggagcagaagaaggagagcgCCCTGTCCAAGCCCATGCTGCTCGGCGGCGCCACCGgcgcgcccatggcagtcagctgcgGCGcaatgccgccgccgccggctcccCAGTATTTCGGCAGGGATGACAAGATTGTTGGCGCAGAAGGCCTGCCTGCTCTGCCGATGATGTCTCCCGCTGCGAACAGGCAGTTTTCTCCCCCTGCCGACGACCGCCATCAGGCTTTCGCCGCAAAATTTGCGGCCGCCATGCCACCTCCACCTTCAGGGCCTGGCTTGCAGGCTCATGATCAGCAGTCGAGGAAGACGAGGCGGTGCTGGTCGCCGGAGCTTCACCGGCACTTTGTTGCCGCCTTGCACCAACTCGGTGGCCCTCAAG TTGCCACTCCAAAGCAAATCAGGGAGGTGATGAAAGTTGATGGCCTCACCAACGATGAAGTGAAAAGCCACCTCCAG AAATACCGTCTGCACAACCAGAGGTCCCCTAGCTCTTCCTCAGCTAGCCATCCGATTATGCTGGTGGGAGATCTCTGGGCTCATCAGGAGCAAAGCAGCTCGCAGTCCCGGTCCCCTGAAGGCCCCCTTCAGCTCTCTTGTTCAGGGGTGGCCGTCTCGGCACTCACCGTCAGCGACAGTTCTGAGGAAGACGACAGGTCGGTAGGCTATAGCCGGAGATGA